One Echeneis naucrates chromosome 4, fEcheNa1.1, whole genome shotgun sequence genomic window, ctcctcctcacttcaACTAGCCATAATTATTTTGCAAAATAGCTCCAGAAAAAGAGCACACATAATAATTTCTGTTGCCCATTTATGAAAAGCTCATTAAAATAGGCCTGGAACAAACAAAGCTTTTCCTGTGAGGCCCcttttcaaattcatttcataatttccctctgttttaatcatttatatCAATTAATCATTCCTTGGTGAAAACGATATTCTTTGCCATcttctgtgggtttttttgttctAGTGAGTGAGAGGCTTGATGAGAATGTCAGGAGAATGTGGCTCAAACCAAGGTGGAGTAGCACTGGCTTTGCCAAAGGGAAATCAGCTTGATGCAGCACAATCTCTTTGGAGCTGGAGGaataattaaacaattaaagtCAAGAAAAAGATCATCTTTATACATCTGATGTCTTTCTAATGAAGCCGGGGGGTCTTATGATAAAACTGTTTTGTCATGTAAAACCAAGCAGGCAACTTTTCTCCAATcgcaacactttttttttttttaaagtttaacCGAAGCcatgttctttattttttgcacattaCCATTTAAGGCTGCAACAGCGCCATAGCTTTGTCTTCTTCCCATTCTCTTATGGCATCTCGTTGGAAAACATCTCAGCActgcaatattttttaataaaaaggtGTTCCAGTTGCTTCTCCTCATCTCTTTGACGTCTCACGTGATGGTGGAAAACTAAAACTCTAAGattgaattaattaaatgatCTCAGCCAAATGGAGGTCTTGCAAATTAGTCTTAATAGGTGCTGAAACCAACGACCTGAGGCTTAATGAGGTTGTTAACGACAGCAGGCTTCCCTGCGATTATTTCCAGTGACAGACGATGGCGCCACTACGCAGCTATTAGGCCTTGATATTTCCCAGAGGTTGAAGTCATCCTCGGTAAACTAAGTAGTTACTGAATGTCAACTAATTAAACTCAGACGTGAGATGAATGCGGCCGAATGGATGTTGCCATGCAGgttgtatttaaaacaaatgttttgtcctGTCCGCCCGGAGCAGAGATAAGGGAAAGCATTATCAGTTTTAAAAAACGACACACACAGAATCCACTTTTAGGAATGGTGCAAACGATTAAATCTAATAAATGCAATTAAACTCGCTGCAATTTTCTAAAACAGTAcggatgaaaaaaatattttttttaatatggctCTTCCTTTATACTTAGCAGCTTCTCGAAACTGTCAATGTTTGTCTGAGtgtctttctctgtatttttcatttttcgaCAATCACCTCTTTTCGGTTTGTTTCGCACCTCTCAGGTCCGGTTCCACCGACACCCCCCCGCCCGTTTCCATCCGTCTCACCGTGTCCGATTCAATCTCTCCTCGCCCTGATTGGCTggatttattatttctcttaAATCGACCGCGCGCTGATTGGTCGAGGCGGCACCTTCGTCACGAAGCTAAAagggtgttttttctttttttttccgctGGAGGTTTCTTCTTGTCAGCGACACATGTAGAACAAGCAGCTAACGGGACCCGGAGACCAGATCAGAGGACGGTCAGACACAGCGTCTCTCTCTGCCAGCCTCCTGATTTACCTCTCCCCCCCCTCCGCCGCCTCCCCGTCCAATTCGCCAAAACACGCACTTCTCTTCTTCGGGGAGGACATTGCGGCACGCGTAGATCCGTATTTACGTCTCGCAATGGACTTCTTTTGTTCCGGCGAAAAGAAAGAGCACTAAAGCGGCCGCCGTAAAACGGGAGCAGTCCGGTGGAAATACTATCTGATAACTCCATTTGCTCGGCGCTCCGCTCGCTGCCAGCTATTACACGAGCACGAGCCCTTCGCTGAGGTTCGCTGTCGCGCGGAGCCGGAGGCCGACCGCGCGCGATAGTGtgtcggttttttttttttttttttgttgttgttgttgtttttttacctgtactttttttttgggggggggtacTGTTGTATCCTACCTGTTCACCTCTTCACCCGACAAGTCAATAACTTTACAGCCATTACGCTCAAAAGAGACAAACGAGGTGGgtgtttgttggtgttgtgtttgcatggcGACTCcttaaatgcatttttccatttctttctaATTATAGCTAGTTTTTTCGTCTCTTCTTGTGTGATATTTTAACAGCATGTGAGACTCTTAAAGGTCtactttaaacattttctttctttctttatcgcTGTAGCACGATAACAGCGGTGTGATgccacatttcttttattttccattaaaaagGAGCAGTCCTCGGTAGGACATTTTTAGCACATGGctgcctgtttttctgtcctctctctctctctctctcctattTCCATGACTTGGTCTCTGAGCCCAAATTGCCTGTCCGTGTAATTACTTGAGTTAGCCCATTTAAGTTAAAagccacccccctccctctcctcctcctctccttccctttcccctcctgtcctctccatccctcagtgggggaaaaaaaaaaaaaaaaaaaaaaagagaaactccTCTCCTGAATGAAACTTGACGATGGTCCGTCTTGTTTATCCAGGGAGTCACTTTCAGGCTGGCTTTTTGATTCATCTCCTTTTAGATTTAATCAGCACTAAGGTAGGCTGTGGTTTGTCCCTAAGAGCCATCGCTAATGGGCTTACTGaatgcttctgtgtgtgtgtgtgtgtgtgtgtgtgcgcgcccccccccccccactcccctaATTAGCCTACCTGCCTTTCGACAAAGATTTGGCTTTATCTGCCCAAGTAGTCTGCTGGACCAATTTGGACAGGATTACATTTACCCTAACTAACCCTCACTAATTTTGTAGGTGAAACAAATGCCAGCGTTTCATTAAGTTAGGACACTTATATTATAGCAAGTCTGTGGTACATCAGGGTGCTCTTAGATATTGTTTTATAACAGGTCATATCCGTCGCTCAAGTAAGAGACCTAACAAGTATCAGGTGTTGGTAAACATTGAGCCAACATATTGAGGTCTATTCCtttgtgttttagaaaaaaaaccccacctcCCAGCTATTTAAACTGCAGTAGAGTATAGGATTGTGTGCTGAGGTATTGTGTTGTATAGAATTTCTTAGGACAGCTCAACAAAAGCCTGAGTTCCCTAATTGTTCATTTGGCCCCTGGTATTATCATTAAGCAGACATTCATCATGAGAGGTCCAATGCATGGGGATGAGACAGAGATCAAGGGCAGATTAGTTCACTAAATGACTCGTGGCTCTCGTTGCAGAGCTGGATTCGGAACTGTCCCCTAATGAGATCAGCTATTGTGCTTTGGTATAATTTgctgtctgcagctgctcaatGACCACGCAGATGCAACAAGAAGTTCAAGTGGCTGTAATCTTCAATTCACTTGATTattgacaaattaaaaagtgGAGTGTTGTTCAGTTGATTATATTAGCCTGCAATATTATCTGTGATCCATGTAAGGTCCTGACCCCAATGTGTACAAAGCAATACTCATTTGTTAAAAATTTCAACTGGAACCTTCTGGCTGTGACATGTTTAACTGACTGTCAACATCAcctcctctgtttgtttgtgttttagggACAATGGTGAATCCCGGAGGCAATAGCCAGCCACCACCGGTGGGCACAGGTTCTCTGTCTTGGAAGCGGTGTGCAGGGTGTGGGGGTAAAATTGCAGACCGCTTCCTCCTTTACACCATGGACAGCTACTGGCACAGCCGGTGCCTCAAGTGCTCCTGCTGTCAGGCTCAGCTTGGCGAAATCGGCACATCGTGCTATACAAAAAGTGGCATGATCCTCTGTAGAAACGATTATATCAGGTGAGAAAAAGAtctcataacacacacacaaagttagtTAGTAAGTTCTTGATATTGTTTGTGATTGTCCATtaattcaagtttaaaaaaaaaataaaaaaattaggCTAAATTAACGATGAATTTGACTGGTCATGCAATGACCAGTCAAGATCATTGCATGGTTGGATTTATTTCTACACAACATGTGTCTCAAATTGTAGCAATGTCATCAGTGCTCACCAAAGTATTCTGGTTGAGGTTTCCCTCTATTACCCCAAACAAGGTCAAACATGCTGGCATGTTGACTAAGCGCAAAGCAAAACAGTTGTTCTGCAAGCCATCTACGTGTCTATGTTGTTTGCTTTTCATTGTAATCCAGGACAGAAAATCGGTCTTATAGgaattttatgtttgttttgcaaGACACATGCGCGTCGTTTGGTTTGGGTACgattttctaattattatttttttacataacaGAAAAGCACAATTAAGTTAGTGAAGAGAGATATTTGAAATATTCTAATAGGTGTGCTGGAACACTCAACCAAATTAAGTTCAAATACTTACAAAGCCTATTACTTAACTGTTACAACTATTATTCCCTTATTCGTTTTCATATTAATACTTTAAAGttgaaaatatttgtaaatCGATATAATTAGTTTGGACACCCTTTATTTCTTCTGCTTCAATAATTGAAAGGATGGACCTATGTTACACTCAACATGCAACACTGCTGTTAAATCTGCAGATAATTCAAAATCTAAAGTGTGCCTGTGCACTCTCACACCCACCTCATAAAAAGGATGAGGAAGTCAATGGGCTACTTCATTCATAATGGGACTATAACGTAATTAAAATTGGAAGGGGGGAAATGTGGCTACACCTTTCCACTTGTAATGAGAGCATGCTTGGTGGAAGGGCTAAAACGCATATTATGGAACCATGAGATCTCTGTAGAGATAAAGATAGgagcaaggggaaaaaaacatctgacagtGAGTCTACACAATTAAATGCTTTAATTATAGTCCCCCTCCATTTCCTTTAGTCCTGATGGGTTTTATCTAATGAGATCTGGTCCCTGGCTTGTATCCGCTCCCAATGACGTGTCCGAAATGAATGAGAGCCACactgcaaacaaaacatttaattaaccAAATTGGCTTttgagagagagcaagagagaaagacagatagaGAAGAGGGATTATTGTGAAGgccatttgctgctgttttttcccctttcatctTAAAGGGGCAGAGTCAGTTTATATTAGATTACTACACCGTCCATATGACATATTTCCAACTTTTGCCCCAAACctttatttatatgaaaatgCTCATTTGATTTGAGGACagtcaaaatgtataaaatgatgTGGACTGTCTAGGATGATACCCATCTCTCATCAAGTAggaatatacacagacattgCTGGACCAACACCATCTCTGCTTTTCATGCAGCTACTACCAAAAGCCTCAATGTCAAACTTGAAGCCAAAGTTGCATTTACAGCAGGGATCATGTCGCTTTAAGCTCGAGGTGATATTATTTCTGTGGGCTGCTAGTAGAGGGAGAATTAATTTACTTGTGGCTGCTGGATTCAGGGAGAATGCTGTCCCCTTAATTGAATAAGCCTAGGTAATTAAATGGCACTTTTCCAATAGAACGTGTGAGGTAAATCTAATAGTTGGTTATTTAATATCACTTTGAAGTCTGCCCACTCAAGCACTATGACAGCACAAGAGAATGTGAACTATTACGCCAGGAAAAAACTGGGATCTCAGAAATTAATTAAATCGCATGCAATTTAGGGGAAACGTTTATCTTGATTTGTCATAACAGAATTAATTCAAGGCCTTCAATTCACTTGGGGCCAGATCTGTTACTCTGAATTAACCAAGTGTAATTTGGCTGATCCCCCACCGCcgtcaccaccaccatccccACCTCCCCACCTCCCTTGTCccaaaacacatgcacatacacaacacagatCCACACGCAACCTCCCTCATCCTTGCAatctccccacctctccccacCCTGTCCCCAGCCCCTCCACCCTTTTCTCTAATGCAGCTCTTGCCATTATGCAAAGCCCCGCTTCAGTATCAATATGGCCTAGTGCTTTTAAGGTGCTTTGGCTGCTGATGTAGAGAGGCATTTTTAATGGACTGTGTTGCAGAAATCATTGTTGTGGGGTAATTTTACCCTACTCAAAGGCCTTGGTGAATGAGGTCTGCATTTACCAGACAGCCTAGCAGCAAGCCATGCTATATTTCACCTGGCAGTCAGTGCTGAAATGAAATCCAATAGTCATTGCCTATATAGACGACAGACGGctctaaatgtgttgttttttttttttgtgtgtgtgttatttaatttaatcagaTGTGGTTGGTTGTAGCAAAATCAGATCCACggggggaaagaaaacagataaatcaAAGTGAATCCATCTTGCAGCAGGGTAGTAAGAACCATTGTGTTTTAGGAGGAAAAAAGCCAGAAACCAGATGTGTCATTGCAATTAAAGAGTCCCTTGGCCTTAATTATACTGACCCGGGGTGTCTACTTCACCTCTGCGCTGTAGTTCACTAGCAGAAGAGGCCATTAGAGCCCAAGTTCAAACTGATATAGCAGCTTAATTGAGCACCTAAAGGCTTTGGCTCCTTAAATCAAATACTATCAAGTGCTAACCCTTGgtaaaaataatcaaactgcTGTAGGTTCCACActggtgaaaattaaaaaaggctACAGTGAGGCTGTCCTATGGTCTTCGTTGGACATGACACCAAACAAAGCTCTAAAGTAATCACACAGTGGAAActctttgaggaaaaaaaagtacaacatGAACACGAGgaacatgtttttaatttttgcaaaGTTTGAGTTTCACAATGAGGCAGCTTTGACGTGCAGAAATAGTTTTTGTAAGAGAAGTTTAGTTTAGCTTCTCTTAAAGCAATGCCTATATGTTCATTTCTGCTTCCATGCTTGTCCCAGTGAAAGCAGAGAATTGGCAGTGTTGTGACGACAGTCTCCAGTTAATTAGTTTCTGAAATTGAGTTTTGATGGAGCCTTTCCAAATGATGCCAAGACAAAATTTGCTTCTGCTGAGGCTGTCTTATTGAAAGCCATTTCTGTGTCCCTTTGCAAAGAGCTTGGGCTTGTTTGTCCGTCAATATATCTAACAAATGCTTAGGTTATGGTTGGGATGGTGGAAGAATTCATTCCTTTGCTCTGTCTCAGCACGAATTGATTAAATACTTCTAATAAAATTGCCCTCAAAgttttaactggaaaaaaaaataaaaaaacgttcctttttgtttcttttcttgttatttttttccttttaccaAACAACTTTATCTCATGTACACACAGCAATGTTAACCATTCCCCCtatccctttctttctccatccctctcttcctcactcCCCCTTCTCTGTGGAGTATGTCAGATGCCGTGGTCTTATTTGATTGCTTAGGAAAAGTGCAGTGATAGAGCAAACACCCGGTGAGATATGATGACAAATGGGTCCAGATCCCAGTAAATTACTTTCTGCTCAAATCGAAATTTCATTCAGTTTGCTGCTCACCGAGATGAAGTAATCTAAATTGTGGACTCAGAAGGAAGATAGAAGGGAAGCTGGAGCAAGCATTTCATTATCAagcggcagagagagagagaaagagagagagagagagagagaaggttaGGGACGAAAGAGATGAGCAGAAGCAAATCTAAAGTGTTGACACCATGATTGAAAAGGTTAACCCATGCACATTATATATCAACCCGAGTAGCTACGGGTTTCTAATGGAAACACAGCACTGACAGAGCATTCACAGGAGTCCTAATGGCAAAAGCACTATGTCTCCGCCTGGATGTACAATCAAATCCTCTTAGGTCCTGATTGCTTATGTTCCAGGTTATTATTACGTTGCAAAAAATGTGCACCATAAGTAATATGCAGTTTCAGTGTTAGATGTTTGTGGAGAGCAGAGTGGTTGAGGATCAATTTTTCTGTTGATACTgtgatgattttgtgtttttctcctctctctcatctcccaTGTGTTTTCGCTGCACCGTAGAAATGGAGCAGGGGAACAGTGAACTTAGTACTAAATATAGTTTTTATTCAGTCACACACTCAGCAGACAGAAGTGTAGATGCCACAGTGCATTACAGCAGACTAAATCTATGCAGATGCATACAGAGGTTCCAtagtaatgtttgtttttttctttgtctttccttttctcagatTATTTGGAAACAGTGGAGCCTGCAGCGCTTGTGGCCAGTCCATTCCAGCCAGCGAACTGGTAATGAGGGCACAGGGCAATGTGTACCATCTCAAGGTAAACTTAAATTTCCTATGTGAAACTTTGAACTGAAGAAATTGTGAATGATCAATCTGCACACGGTTTTAAGCTTGtaacacatttgtttgttgttttgggatTAATtgcatcttttttatttacaattgtatataaatatagattttttttggtGGCGAGCTAATGTCGACATCGGCACGAGGGATTAAAAAAGTTGCattgaattgaaatgatcaATTTTGAGCTTTGTCCTCTTGGAAATGAAAGAATTCCAAAGTTCTAGTATAGAGGGAATTTCCATTCGGTTCATTCATTCGATTTCCAAATCATTAAAGAAAatcttcgtttttttttttttttcattattgtttcaAATAATTTTACTTCAAAACGACAACATGGGGGAAAATTATTACAttgcaaaattaaaacaatgagTTGATTTATCAACACGTGTGTTTGCTCGAAGGTGTTATTATGTAATAGGTTTGAGCTTGGCCTTACGGTTGTCAGGGGTACTGtcatcactttttttcctccccccccctccagtgTTTCACATGTTCCACCTGCCGGAACCGGCTCGTCCCTGGAGACCGGTTCCACTACATCAACGGCAGCCTGTTCTGTGAACACGACAGACCCACAGCACTCATCAACGGCCATTTGAGTTCACTGCAGACGAACCCGCTGCTCCCCGACCAAAAGGTAAGTCTCCACCTTCCTCCCCTtgactttgttgttgctgcaCCAATGAAATTCGATTGTGTCTCTCTGATGGCGGAGAGTGCTCCAGAGTCTTTTGTGGTCTAATTTCTAACAGAATGGGCAGTTTGATGACTTCAAAGTAAAGGAGAAGTCAGTAAAAGGTTGTCATCAGTCAGCTGGAGTCAttagcaggaaaagaaaaacatctgtaattttcaagtcaacatttttcactgtttatATTGATGTTGTCGATTCAGCTCCACTGCAAGGCATGTAGCAGATATTAAATCTTACATAGCAgagatgaattttatttttagacagcCAATGGATTTTTCCATCATTCTTGTTGGAGGACTACGCACTCTGGAAATCTGTATTAACCGTCAGCACAAaacatgtgatttttttttttttttttttttggtagcgCTGTCCTCACACTCAGTTTATTATGAGCGTACACATATTTTGATTTGTCTCGAATTCATTCGCTGTCCCAGGCCAGTCTTCCAATTGTGCTGAAAAATGACTCATTGCTGTTAATACAGAGTGTTTAAAGCAGTATTTGACCTCTCTATCAACAAGACTGGGATTACCTTGGCAAAGTTATTACTCTGAggccaaaaaatatatatctaggACCTAAGGTTGAACACAGAAAGCAAGCTGCAGCAGCTAGTAAATCATGAAAGCTGTCATCATGGCTTTCCCTGATTTGATCTTGATGCCTCCagtgaaagcaaaacagaaggCCTAATCATATATGAAGGATAACTTCATTCTTCAGGATAGCTTCATTCTGCCCGCAGGAGATATAATCATTtttgcctcacaacaaggagCTTTATTGATACCttgtctgcacacacagcactgagAGAGATATGGGAGGTGTTTGGAGTGTGTCAGAGTCTGACTGAAAGAGGAATTATATTGTTGGGAGAAGGCATTTCACCTTGAGTGGTTTTGTGAGTAGAGGAGAGGTAGAACACCattaagccccccccccccgcacccATCCCTTCCACTCTCCACGTCACAGGCATTTTAGGGGCTTGTCACTTTTACAAATCAGCTCTTAGAGCTCTTAGAGCTCCTCACATTTAAATTGAAAGCTGTTGCATTATCTAACttaattttaaatgtctgtttaaGTCCTTATTCCCACCCCCAATGTCTCTTGTAGCACGGCTGGCATAGTAAATATGAGGCCTCATTGTTTATTTATGCACTAACATCAATTGTAGTGAAAACTGCTGAATTATTGATGCTAAAATGCAATCTGAATATTGGCCCCGGTGCTTTAATTATAGCAGAGAGaattattaaataaacaaagacacatCGCTCAGTGGAAACAGTCTCAGGATGCTTTTGTTATTTCAGTGAGTGAAATAGGGAGAATTATCATGCTGCTGGAGCTCTTCATCAGACGGTCTCATTTCTTTTTGCTAAAGCAGAAGTTGGACATCCTCAACCCAACCACCAGCAGGATAACAGCTCCTAAAATCAATATACCTCATGTATCCTGAATACAGCAACATAAATTGAGTATGGAACCAATGGCTGGtttagaaaaggagaaaatagtACGGAAACACTGGGTTATCTACTGACCATTGTTTtgattatgtgtgttttttctgtggcaTAATTGGTATTGCCTACGTTCATGGTGTAGGATATTTGATGCTCATTtattaagctttctttccagctTCTTCCTAATATCTTTGTTCAGAGCAGACAAATTACCTCTCTCATACAGAGCTGCTTTGACCCAGGGGAGTGAGACCCTCCCAGCGTCAGTCACTTTAATTAGCCCCCAAGTAGGAGTTTGCAGTTACTAATAGACTGAAGCCCTCCTAGTGATTTGAGGGATGAAGGGAAAAGTAAATCGCCCCTTAGAAtcaaaaagaggggaaaaaaaagatgaaataagtTGGATGTTGGTGGAACCAAGAGAGATAATTGTCTTTACTCCcctgcatttttctgtttcacaggaCTGAACACCTCCTGCAGTTATGTTAGAGCGTGGTTCTAATTATACCAAAGAGAATCGCTTCATGAATGCACTTTTAAGTTAATGCAAAGTAAATAGGACACCAGATGGTTTTCAAAGCTTGGCTgatcaataaattaaacactGATGAAGCTGGTGGAAAGTTGATTTATCAGGGTGAAACATTAATGGCATTTTGTGAACTGATGCCCTTAATGATGCTCCCCCcaaaaattcttctttttttttcttttttttttgtctcactaTCCAGGTGTGTTAAGTGGGAGCTGTACAGGAAGCAGGATGTGTGCCTTCATTTTAGCCCTTACTCATTGTCACCTGAGACACCGTGGATCAGCGACACCCCAGCCTTTTAGCTGTGCTCCCAGGCCCTTTGCCCTAAAGGAATCCTCTACCCATCTTGCCAGTAACCtgacttttatttctgtaaCCCATACCCAACAGTCAGCTGTCAACCTTGGCTTTTCCTCAAATATGGGTGGATACTTGCACTTACCGCACCTGAATCAGGACACTGAGGACTCCATGACCTTGGAATTAAAAAGACCGGAAACCGATCAGAATCAAAGGGGACTCTTCTggaagagaaaattaaataacacTTAAGAGGATGTTGTGACTGAATTGAGGGAACAATAAAAGGACTAATGAGGTTAAAGAGATGCAGGCTTTTCAACTCTGCATATTTGTTTAAGGACGTTTTGGGGAAAACCAggacctttttatttttcctctcctccttttctatCCTTTTCCCAGCAACATGGTGTTTccactttatatattttaaatgttgtcaAAGGGGGGATgtgttttatgttattttttttccctttggtggtatatatacacacacacacacacacacacacaaaaccacacacgtgtgtgtgtgtgtgtgtgtgtgtatgtatatacacatatatatatatatacacacaaagatggggtttaaaaaaaaaaaaatcagtggcttttttttgtggaaaacaaATCATGACCACACTTGGTGTATTTGTAAAAAACTACCatgtatgtacagtatgcaTGTAAATGTTGTTGTCCAGGCGTGGCTACAGTACATCCAACCTCTCTGCACTCAGCTCCAGTCCTCCCTCTCCCTGAACCCAtggcaaactgaaaaaaaaaattgctcataGTCAGTAATGTAGAGATCATCACCATCATATAAATGCggaatgaaagagaaatttatttgtgatattttcCGAGACATTTTCTCCAGTATGGtgtatttaattaataaaaatattgaagATTTAAAAGCCTCTGTAAATTCATTGTGAAGTTTAAGAATCTGAGAAGCATCTCTATAGCAATGTTGCTTTTGagttccttattttttttttataggtgAATTACATAATTACTACAAGGTCCCACTCACTAAGTGCCtaagaatttatttttcatgagaAAAGCCTCATCAGTGGATATGTTACCATTGAAAAACCTCTATTAAGACTCTTGCAGGGCCGTCATTCAGCCTGGAGTAGCAAGCATCAAGGCACATGATGAGcatcaaactgaaaatggaCAAACATGtgtcctctctttcttttccaaatGACCGTTTGCTATTCATCACTTTAATACCTGacagaaataaaggaaaatgtccCTTTGAACATTCAAttacagcagagagggagagaggtgtcTCTCTTTGGCAGGCACAAATTGAATGGGCTATTTGCAGAACAAATTGGTGTTTGAAGTCCTCGCAAGACCTAATAGGTCTGAAGGAGGGACCCGGTAATGGCAGATGCGCTT contains:
- the lmo4b gene encoding LIM domain transcription factor LMO4b gives rise to the protein MVNPGGNSQPPPVGTGSLSWKRCAGCGGKIADRFLLYTMDSYWHSRCLKCSCCQAQLGEIGTSCYTKSGMILCRNDYIRLFGNSGACSACGQSIPASELVMRAQGNVYHLKCFTCSTCRNRLVPGDRFHYINGSLFCEHDRPTALINGHLSSLQTNPLLPDQKVC